The genomic DNA TTCCTTTTCTTTCTTGGTCTTAGGTACCTTTTTCACCACCTTGCTTTTTTTCTTCTTTTCCGGTGGCTTCGCCTCCTCTGGACCCGGTTTCAATCCATCTGCCGAGGCCGCAGCTGGTGCAATCTCCTTCACCTTGATCATCTTGTCGTACTCTTCGTTTATCTCCAGTTTTTCAACCTCTTCGTATTGAAGTACTCCCGACGCACAACCCAGAACGGCCATTAAGCCAAATGCCACCAGGACTCGGGTCACCCAAGATTTTCGATCCAAACTTACTCCATCACTCATGGTCAAAAACCCCATCCTTGGACTGAAGACGACATAACATCAGCTGCCTAGCCGTCACATCTCACTCAACAAGCACCTTCAAGCTAATGCTTAAACCGCTTCCATCTCCTGTGCAACCACATCCACTGGTCTGGATGCAAACGAACCATTTCTTCAATGCGATCATTAAATACCTGTGTCATATGAACAAGAGTTGCTTCTTTGTTCCCCTTTTCTTCCCAGGGGATTTCCTCTTCAATTGCCACTACCTGATGGCCGTCATCACGGCGATAGGTGTAAATCGGCAAAATCGGAGATTTGGTCTTACGGGCGATTACCGATAGCCCTAAGGCACTACCCGTTTCAATACCAAAGAACGTGGTCTTCGCTCCAACTGGTGGCCCCATGAACTGGTCCTGAACAAAAATCACCACACCGTTGTCTTTCAACGCCTTTAAAATTTCATAGCTCGAATTGCGTGGCTTAATAAATTTAGTTCCCATTCGTCCACGAAGACCAAACCAGTAATCGTTGAGCCACTTCAGTTTAAATTCTTTAGAAATCAGGTAAATTGGCAACCCTTTTAAGGACAAAGCCGCCGTGGCAAAATCACCGCTGCCCACATGGCAAGTCATCAAACATACGCCTTTACCTTGCTCCAGGGCCTTATGAACATGATCGACCCCGACAAGATCAAAATGATGATCAACATCCTGTTTTTCAAAAAATGGAAAGTGACAGAACTCTATGAGAGTTCTCCCCTGATGACAAAGGGAGCGCCTTCCCAATTTAACCTTTTCAGACAAGGTCATTTGTGGAAAGGCCCGGCCAATATTGGCTATCACCAGATCCCGACGAATTCGCAGCACATCAAACCAAATGATGCCAATAATGTCTCCCAACCACAGCTGCCAACGTCGCGGGAAACAAATTACGATGAAAGAAACGGCTCTAGCGAACCAGGCGATCAATCTCATTAATCAAACTCTCTCGCTGAGTATTCCACTTTAGCCCCAACCTTGCCTCAACCAACATGGGACCGAGTTCCTCAAAGGTCTGCAGCTTCGTGACATCTTTGGATGTCGAAACAAGATATGTCGTGCCCGACTGCCGCAAACTAGACCGCAAGTCTATCACATCCTTTGGGGTGTAGGCATGGTGGTCCTGAAAAACCGTATGGCCTGCAACCTCAACTCCTGCTCTTCGCACAAGTTCCTCAAACGCTCGCGGGTTGCCGATTCCTGATACCAGCCAAACCCTGGCTCCGCTCTGGATTTTAGTCGAGTCCATGGGGCAGACTAAATCTGACAGGCGGTACTCACACTCCACAAGTTCACGGCCCCGCAAGTAAGGATCCAGCACAGTCCGCCATTGATCAAGGAGTCCCTCATCCGCCAGATTCGTCTTTGTCAGAATAATGAAGTCGGCCCTCCCCAGACCACTCAATGGCTCCCTTGCTCTTCCCGCAGGAAGAGGGCGAAGGTGCCACAAGGGGGCTGTGGCATCAAAGACCACGAGGTTTAAGTCTCGACGCAAACGACGGTGCTGAAAAGCATCATCGGCAAGAATCCAGCGGACCTGGTTTTCTTCCAACAGAGTCTTCCCTGCACTCACTCGGTCAGGATGAACGTATACAGGCACATCCGGATAACGCCGGGCCAGCATGGTAGGCTCATCCCCACAATAAACATTTTTCTTGGGATCACTGGGGACTCGGGTGACTTCAGTAAACTGTCCTTTATACCCGCGACTGACGACTCCAACGGAAATATCTTGGCCGATGGACCAATCGACCAAGTCTGAGACAATGGGGGTTTTTCCTGTACCTCCAGCTGTCAGATTACCAACACTGACAACTGGAACCGACAGCCTTTCACTGCGGACCAAGCCCTGTTCAAAACCCCAGTTACGAACCTTCATTCCGGCCGTATAAATCCATGACAAGGGAGTCAGCACCTATATAGCTCCTCAGGCAATAAAATCTTCCAGCTCATGGGCCACTCGACTTGTTGCCCCTTTTTCGCCCAGATGGGTCTTTGCCCCCTTCAGGTCTTCACTCACCTGAACTCGCTTCGACTTGGAGGCAACCAGTTCACCCAGGGCATCTGCCAAATTTTCCGCGGTCGCCTGCTCCTGAAAAAACTCCCGGCAGACCTCCCGGCCCAAGACTAAGTTAATCATGCCAAAAAATGGTGTGTTACGCACAAATTTACGGGCCAGGTAAGCCGTCAAGGCATTCATCTTGTACATAATGACCATAGGTTTTTCCAATAGCCCAACCAACAGTGTCGCTGTCCCACTCGCCGCCAAAACCACATCAGCCAATTTCACCATCTCCATGGGATCTTTCTGCATGAGAATCAATGGGAACTTCAGCTCCCCGAGCTTGGCTTGCAGCTGATCCTTGTCCAGAGTGGGGGCAACCAACAGGGCCACCTTCACATCCTTGTGTTGTAATCTCAGCCGTTCTGCAGCGGCCAATTGGGTCGCCAAATGGTGGTTGATTTCTGAGTTACGACTGCCCGGCATGAGAGCGACCAAAACCTCCTCGGGACCTATCCCATACTTAGATCTTTCCTTGTCCAGTTCTGCCCGATCAAATAGGGAGTCTGACAACTCATCCAACAAGGGGTGACCAACAAAGGAACAGCTCACCTTATGCTGATCGTAAAAGTCCTTTTCAAAAGGAAAAACCACCAACATGCGATCGACGCATGCTTTGATTTTTTTGACCCGCCCCTGTCGCCAGGCCCAAACCTGAGGCGAAATGTAATAGACGACGGGAATACCCTTCTTCTTCAGTTTAGCAGCTAGCCTTAAATTGAAATCGGGATAGTCGAGTAACAGAGCCACTTGAGGTTTACGTTTGTCCGCCTCATCTAATAGCTGATGAAAGACCCCCGAGATCAGACCCCAGTGAGAAATCACTTCCTGAAAGCCAACTACGGCCATTTCCTCAGAGCGGCCCAGACACTCAAAACCCATTTCCTCCATAGCCCGCGTGCCAACACCAAAGGCCTCCACTTCCTTGCCTTGACTCTTCCAAAGCTCCAGAAGTCGTTTGGCGTAGAGAGCGCTCGAAGCTTCGGCTGCTACAATAAGAATTTTCGGTTTCATGAATTTCCGATTCGTCCCAATCGTCCGCGAATATCGGCCTCAATCTGTTCAGCCAACTTCAGGGCCATCAAGCCATCCTGACCGGTCACGACACAGGGTTGATTTTCACGAACACTTCTGACGAAGGCCGCGGTTTCAGCCAGTAGAGCATCACCCTTTTCAAGACTCCATACATCCTGGCTCAAAGGAAGACTGTCGCCCCCCCATTCACCAGTTTTAGTCAAAAGGCGTACTTCTCCAGCTCCAAAATCCATGGAAAGGTACTGACTCCCTTGGAAGACTCTAAACTTCCGTTCAGACTTCTGAGAGACTCTGGAGGCCGTAATGTTAGCCACCGTTCCACTGGCGAATTCAACACGCGCATTGGCAATATCAATATCTCCCGTCAACACCGGGGTGCCAATCGCTGACACGTCCACGGGCTCACTGTTGACCAGAGACAGAATCACGTCCAAATCGTGAATCATGAGATCCAACACCACAGAAACGTCGAATCCCCTCGGCTTGAACGGAGCAAGTCGGTGGCACTCAATAAACAAAGGTCTCTGCAGCTTTTCACGGGCTGCCACAAACGCTGGATTAAACCTTTCTATGTGTCCGACCTGAAGCTTAAGGCCATGGCTGTCAGCCAGCTGACACAATTCCTGCCCTTCGATACTGGTACTGGTCATTGGCTTTTCCACGTGAACGTGAATGCCATTGCTTAGCAAATATCTGGCTATTTCGTAGTGAGAGGAGGTGGTCGAGGCCACAGTGACGGCGTCAACCTGCCCCTTCAAGTCCTGGTAGCTTGCAAACCACTCAACACCAAGTTCATTTGCCACTTGCCGCCCTTGTTCCTCACGCAGATCACAAACTCCAATCAACTCGGCTTCAGGCAGGGCTTTGTATTTCTGTGCATGAAATCTACCAAGGTACCCGACACCCACAACCGCACATCGAAGAGGGCTGAAACTCATCGGGCAATACCTCTTTCGGATTTATGAATAAAATCAAGAATTCTCTTAATGTGGTCAGAGGGTGTACAAGTCTCTTCAATTTTTACCAGGGCCTCACCCAACGTGTGACCGCCTTTGATCACCAGTCTTATGGCACGGTGAATGTTTTCGACCTCATCTTTGGAAAACCCTGCCCGCTCAAGGCCAATCTTATTGGTCGCGCGAATGGTGGCAAAATTTCCGTAGGCAATACAGTAAGGAATGATGTCCTTATTTACTGCCGTATCACCTGCTATGTAGCAGTATTCACCCAAGGTGATAAATTGACTGAACAGACAACCTCCACCAATTTTAACATGATCTTCAACCGTCACATGACCAGCAAATTGGGCGCTGTTGGCAATGACAACCTTGTTCTTTATGTGGCAATCATGGGCGACGTGAACATAGGCCATAAGCAAACAGTCGTCCCCGATGCGAGTGACCCCTCCACCTTTTGCCGTTCCCAAATTGAGCGTGCAGTATTCCCGAACCGTGTTCCTATCGCCTAAAATTAACTTGGTTGCTTCGCCTCTATAGGTGAGGTCCTGAGGGGGGCTCCCAACCACGGCACCAGCAAGAAAGTGGTTATTTTCGCCAATTTCCACAATACCGCTGTCAGTTCCAATGGTGACGTGGTTATCAATGACGGTGCCCTTTCCAATCTTAACTCGACCCCTTGTGACCACATAGGGGCCGATCTTAACACCATCTGCAACTTCAGTTTTATCGGACAATATCGCGGTAGGATGAATGGACAACTCTTTCTCCTGATACTCATCAATTCAAAAACTGATCAATAGGAGTCACGTAGGCCATGATTTCGGCCTCGGCGACTCGCACATCATCAACTTCAACGTAGCAGTCCATCAAGATCATGCGTTTACGGTCCCTCACAATTTCAGCCTTAATGATCATTGCATCTCCAGGCTGAACGGGGGCCCGAAATTTAGCTCCCTTGATAAAGGCAATTGAAACGTCCATCTGAGGATCTTCAGACCGATATGCCGCCAAAGCACCAGCTTGGGCCATGGCCTCAATCAAAATCACCCCTGGAACCACTGGCCGATGAGGAAAGTGGCCAGTGAAAAAGTGTTCATTAATGGTGACGTTTTTAAGTGCTACAATCTTGGAGCCTTCCCGTGATTTAGGATCTGGCCCCAACTCTCTCTCCAACAATCTATCAACAAAACAAAATGGATAGCGATGGGGAAGAATCTTTTGGATTTGATCGGCTCGCATGCCCGGCTCTAGCGGCACTCCCATTGGATACCTCTACCCTCTCTCATGAAAAAAATAAAACTTACTTAGCCTTTTCGAAGTCCTTGATCAATCGATCTGTCAGGTCAATTTCCTTTTTGGCATAGAGTACGCTCTGCTCTGACTTTTCAAGAATCATGGTGTAGTTTTCATTCTTGGCGATGCCTTCCAGAATTTCCCGCAACTTCTTGACGATGGGCATAGTGAGGTCGCGCTCCTTCTTCTGGATCTCAAGCTGACTCTTTCCAACCAGCTCCTGGTACTTCATCATTTCCGTGCGAATCTCATTGGCCTTTTGTTGCTTTACCTCATCAGAAAGAACGAGCTTCTTCTTCTCGAAGTCTTCATTCATCTTCTTGATGTCACCTTCCTTCTTTTCCAGTTCCTTTTTCCGCTTATTGAATTCAGTTTCCAAATTTTTCTTTGCTGTCTTACCAGCAGTCGTGGACTGAATTGCCTTTTGCATATCCACGTAGCCAATTTTGAAATCCGCCTCGGCCATAGCCCCAGCCGTAAATCCAACAAAAACCAAACTCAAAAGCGCTGTTTGCAATCCAACAAACTTCATGACTTCATCCTTCCTTATGCATTGCGGCATCGGCCACTATTCTCCGC from Pseudobdellovibrionaceae bacterium includes the following:
- a CDS encoding lysophospholipid acyltransferase family protein; translated protein: MRLIAWFARAVSFIVICFPRRWQLWLGDIIGIIWFDVLRIRRDLVIANIGRAFPQMTLSEKVKLGRRSLCHQGRTLIEFCHFPFFEKQDVDHHFDLVGVDHVHKALEQGKGVCLMTCHVGSGDFATAALSLKGLPIYLISKEFKLKWLNDYWFGLRGRMGTKFIKPRNSSYEILKALKDNGVVIFVQDQFMGPPVGAKTTFFGIETGSALGLSVIARKTKSPILPIYTYRRDDGHQVVAIEEEIPWEEKGNKEATLVHMTQVFNDRIEEMVRLHPDQWMWLHRRWKRFKH
- the lpxK gene encoding tetraacyldisaccharide 4'-kinase, with protein sequence MLTPLSWIYTAGMKVRNWGFEQGLVRSERLSVPVVSVGNLTAGGTGKTPIVSDLVDWSIGQDISVGVVSRGYKGQFTEVTRVPSDPKKNVYCGDEPTMLARRYPDVPVYVHPDRVSAGKTLLEENQVRWILADDAFQHRRLRRDLNLVVFDATAPLWHLRPLPAGRAREPLSGLGRADFIILTKTNLADEGLLDQWRTVLDPYLRGRELVECEYRLSDLVCPMDSTKIQSGARVWLVSGIGNPRAFEELVRRAGVEVAGHTVFQDHHAYTPKDVIDLRSSLRQSGTTYLVSTSKDVTKLQTFEELGPMLVEARLGLKWNTQRESLINEIDRLVR
- the lpxB gene encoding lipid-A-disaccharide synthase, with protein sequence MKPKILIVAAEASSALYAKRLLELWKSQGKEVEAFGVGTRAMEEMGFECLGRSEEMAVVGFQEVISHWGLISGVFHQLLDEADKRKPQVALLLDYPDFNLRLAAKLKKKGIPVVYYISPQVWAWRQGRVKKIKACVDRMLVVFPFEKDFYDQHKVSCSFVGHPLLDELSDSLFDRAELDKERSKYGIGPEEVLVALMPGSRNSEINHHLATQLAAAERLRLQHKDVKVALLVAPTLDKDQLQAKLGELKFPLILMQKDPMEMVKLADVVLAASGTATLLVGLLEKPMVIMYKMNALTAYLARKFVRNTPFFGMINLVLGREVCREFFQEQATAENLADALGELVASKSKRVQVSEDLKGAKTHLGEKGATSRVAHELEDFIA
- a CDS encoding Gfo/Idh/MocA family oxidoreductase yields the protein MSFSPLRCAVVGVGYLGRFHAQKYKALPEAELIGVCDLREEQGRQVANELGVEWFASYQDLKGQVDAVTVASTTSSHYEIARYLLSNGIHVHVEKPMTSTSIEGQELCQLADSHGLKLQVGHIERFNPAFVAAREKLQRPLFIECHRLAPFKPRGFDVSVVLDLMIHDLDVILSLVNSEPVDVSAIGTPVLTGDIDIANARVEFASGTVANITASRVSQKSERKFRVFQGSQYLSMDFGAGEVRLLTKTGEWGGDSLPLSQDVWSLEKGDALLAETAAFVRSVRENQPCVVTGQDGLMALKLAEQIEADIRGRLGRIGNS
- the lpxA gene encoding acyl-ACP--UDP-N-acetylglucosamine O-acyltransferase; this encodes MSIHPTAILSDKTEVADGVKIGPYVVTRGRVKIGKGTVIDNHVTIGTDSGIVEIGENNHFLAGAVVGSPPQDLTYRGEATKLILGDRNTVREYCTLNLGTAKGGGVTRIGDDCLLMAYVHVAHDCHIKNKVVIANSAQFAGHVTVEDHVKIGGGCLFSQFITLGEYCYIAGDTAVNKDIIPYCIAYGNFATIRATNKIGLERAGFSKDEVENIHRAIRLVIKGGHTLGEALVKIEETCTPSDHIKRILDFIHKSERGIAR
- the fabZ gene encoding 3-hydroxyacyl-ACP dehydratase FabZ codes for the protein MRADQIQKILPHRYPFCFVDRLLERELGPDPKSREGSKIVALKNVTINEHFFTGHFPHRPVVPGVILIEAMAQAGALAAYRSEDPQMDVSIAFIKGAKFRAPVQPGDAMIIKAEIVRDRKRMILMDCYVEVDDVRVAEAEIMAYVTPIDQFLN
- a CDS encoding OmpH family outer membrane protein, whose translation is MKFVGLQTALLSLVFVGFTAGAMAEADFKIGYVDMQKAIQSTTAGKTAKKNLETEFNKRKKELEKKEGDIKKMNEDFEKKKLVLSDEVKQQKANEIRTEMMKYQELVGKSQLEIQKKERDLTMPIVKKLREILEGIAKNENYTMILEKSEQSVLYAKKEIDLTDRLIKDFEKAK